Proteins from a single region of Aythya fuligula isolate bAytFul2 chromosome 3, bAytFul2.pri, whole genome shotgun sequence:
- the HEY2 gene encoding hairy/enhancer-of-split related with YRPW motif protein 2, translating into MKRPCEETTSDSDMDETIDVGSENNYSGQSNSSVIRSNSPTTTSQIMARKKRRGIIEKRRRDRINNSLSELRRLVPTAFEKQGSAKLEKAEILQMTVDHLKMLQATGGKGYFDAHSLAMDFMSIGFRECLTEVARYLTSVEGLDTSDPLRVRLVSHLSTCASQREAAAMTSSMAHHHHPLHPHHWAAAFHHLPAALLQPNGLHAPEAAPCRLSSDVPPHGSALLTATFAHADAALRVPSAGSVAPCVPPLSTSLLSLSATVHAAAAAATAAAQSFPLSFTGAFPMLPPSAAAAAVAAATAITPPLAVSASASPQQAGSAGSSKPYRPWGTEVGAF; encoded by the exons ATGAAGCGACCTTGCGAGGAAACTACCTCAGACAGCGACATGGACGAGACTATAGACGTGGGGAGCGAGAACAACTACTCCGG GCAAAGCAATAGTTCTGTGATCCGATCGAACTCCCCAACAACAACGTCTCAGATCATGGCCcgaaagaaaagaagaggg ATTATAGAGAAAAGGCGCCGTGATCGTATAAATAACAGTTTATCTGAGCTGAGGCGGCTTGTGccaactgcttttgaaaaacaa GGATCTGCCAAATTAGAAAAAGCGGAAATACTGCAAATGACAGTGGATCATCTGAAGATGCTTCAGGCAACCGGAGGTAAAG GTTATTTCGATGCTCACTCCCTGGCCATGGATTTCATGAGCATCGGCTTCCGGGAGTGCTTGACCGAAGTCGCCAGGTACCTGACATCCGTGGAAGGCCTCGACACCTCCGACCCGCTGCGCGTCAGGCTGGTGTCCCACCTCAGCACCTGCGCCTCGCAGAGGGAAGCCGCCGCCATGACCTCCTCCATggcccaccaccaccaccccctgcacccccaccACTGGGCAGCCGCCTTCCACCACCTCCCGGccgccctgctgcagcccaatGGACTCCACGCCCCCGAGGCCGCCCCGTGCAGACTCTCCTCAGACGTGCCTCCCCACGGCTCCGCGCTGCTCACCGCCACCTTCGCCCACGCCGACGCCGCCCTCAGGGTCCCCTCCGCGGGCAGCGTGGCTCCCTGCGTCCCCCCGCTCTCtacctctctcctctccctctcagCCACCGTtcacgccgccgccgccgctgccaccgctgctgcccagagcttcCCCCTCTCCTTCACCGGTGCCTTCCCCATGCTGCCCCCGagcgcagccgccgccgccgtggcGGCAGCTACGGCCATCACCCCGCCATTGGCTGTATCAgcctctgccagcccccagcaggctGGCAGTGCGGGGAGCAGCAAGCCCTACCGGCCCTGGGGGACGGAGGTGGGAGCCTTTTAA